tgttatataatactgttTATATAGTACTATCAAAAAAGACTTCATAAAAAAAGCCaataaatacaaacacattgtttaatatattacatacatttagACAGTTTCTGgcaatataaacatacaatgtacaatgacAACATTGAATTAATACACCGTAATCGGTAAACATGATCTACCGGTACCAAATACTTCAATTCTTCCAAAAATGCATGCATGCCATCAactatttataataaaaaatgtaacatAATGCTGACTAAAAATCTTATGTTTGTTACAACTGCTGCTAAGTCTACACAAAACCCTATTAGCCTGCATTAAACCAAGAGGTCCACCTCACCTTGATTACCTCACCTTGATTAAGaccatattacaaatatattaacTGAAAATGTTGTTAAGTGAACTGCATGAACAGTTTGACCACAGGTCTAATCCTGAGAGCAAGTTTTCACACATAGCACACACATGCTGCTATCCACTGACAGTAGAAAATGAGGAAAGTCAATCCTGGTAAAAGTGGAGAACTTGAGTAAAACTTCACCTGTCTAGCTCAGGTGGAAATCCTACCACTTGACTTACGAAGACTTAAATTCCCATAAGTCATGATCATAATCAGTGGTAGAATGTCTACCTAATTTGAGCACAAGCATAGACAGGATATTTTTGTAAGAATATTTCCTACTACAAAATTATCAACCCTCATTATTGACAAAAGTAAAATGACAATAATTAAAATGGAAtgatttatgtttaaaaaaacatgATATTCAGTACTAAATATACTCTACCACAAGTTACAACACattgttagtatatatattgcCCGCTAGatcaaaattatgataaatgtatCGCTTGTCAATAAGATTCAAAATAATACCACATAATATTTGATTATATCTTACAGGATCTGATGTAGGCTACATGTAGCATGGTATGAATTAAAATGTACTTTTTCCGAGTAAAAAGAGCAACACATATTGTCAGATTAAATAGAAACTTTTCTCTGGATAATTTGATATTGTGTTAAAAAACCTTAGAAGACCTTCCTGGCAGATATACTTTTAACAATTCTTTGTGGTGAAATACTAAACTGTAAGAGAactgaaaaacaacaacaaatgacTGCAGAGCACACAAACATAAATTGGAGGAATCAAACCTGAATCTCCAGATGATATCCCGGCTCTATCAATTGAGCGAGAGTCATGCTCCAtctttttatatcttttttttatatacaggttctaACTggtatcatttaaaaaatatatatacaacttaaCAGAGAGCAGGTAAAGAAATCTTGCCTATTATGCCTTTGCAGGTGTTTAGAGTGAACTCATCATGATTAAAgcccatattttttttttgtctgacAAAAGTCAATTTTAAGGCAAAATATAGATTGCAGTGACCTGCTTCTAGTACTTGATACATCCACCATCTGCTCAGGTTTTACTCCTATATAAACACTGAAGATATACAGAAAACAGAAAATTTTTActtctttgaccttgacttcaACTTCACAGTTATCTAACTGCAATGCACTGCACATCAGTTTTAAGTGATTCAGGTATACTGCAAGTTTCATCAGCTTAGtgtaacaaattacatgttttaGGATTAACATGTTAATTGCATGGTCCCATGaaagacaaaatatttctaACACTTCGATTGACCTGAGAGCCAAAAGATATACATAAtagtatatttcattttgtataaaattaGTCAATCACAGCAAACACCATGTTCTCAAAACTggatatttttatcaatatattatgtgtacaacatttataattaaaattctaATTAATCTCTTTATTAGTTTATTAAACATTAATGGATGACAGAAATAAATTCAACACAATCACCAGTAGGGTGTAGAGCACCATTACTGAAGTACATCTCAATGAACACATTATCCATTTTAAATCAGTACCTCAATATTTGTTAATGATGCGTGTGTCTTGGGTTCTGTGTTGTCCTTTTGTCAGTCTGTATTTCTAATGGACCATTATTTATCTGCCATACTTCACAGAAACTGTTCTACAGCTTTGGTCATAATAACAGCGATGTCTTtaatcatacaaatgtatccTTCCATCAGCATGATTGGGACCTATGACCTGACAGTTAATACACCCTGTATATGTGGGATGCCAACAATCTGCAATTCTATTGCTCTActtgtttcattttcaaagcaataataggtcaaaatatattttaaactaTTATCAATGGAAATACATGTTCTCATCGCCTGTTACATACAAAATCTGTTGTTTTAGATAAGGCACTCttagatattttataaagtGTCAGGAAAGAAGTTATAGAACAGTCACTAGTGTGTTAAAATAGGTCTAAACTACAGCTGCACTCACACAGCTACCCGAGATCCACAAGTACAGTACAAAGTCCTACTTGGACACTGCTGCTCCAAGTGAGTCTTGTTCATAATGTTGTTGGTGTGCATGCATTATCATTAAAACCATCTCCATTAAAACACTACTGCTCCATGTAAACAGCGAGCTTGGGTCATGGTAGGTAGCATGGTCCACTGGTCCAGTTCAGGGTCATAAATCTCAGAGGTGTGGACAGTCCGTCGTGCACCACCTCCATTTCTGGCTGAGTAAGACTTCCCTAAATGAAGAGTGTACAGACAATATGAATGCCAGTAATGAAATATGTTGTAGAAAGTTGTCTGTATTAACAATCCTGTAGAAGAGTTTATTACTTTTACAtatttaccagtgaaatataagaaattatTCACTTAATAAAAGCTTAATTATCGCCGCTTATATCATCACAGTGGTGATATAACAGTCttatatcattgtgataatacatgtataactttaCTTTTTTATACCTATCAGAATTGTGCTATGTATTCACCACAATGAAATCTGCCGATAATTGGTTCAGATCCAAATAAAGAGTACATTCTAACTTACATACTATGCTACTGATTTCCACGCTTTTTTTCATTGTATacatttctttcattttatacatttttttgtctttaaaattaaaagaaatagaagattgaatggtttcccattgaatgtaacatatatttcatgagtatgacagaatatcgatattttcacgagtcCTAAGCTTGAAATATATATTCTCATTTAATATcctctgtttattacattttacaatattatattgacCAATAAAAAGACGTATcagtaacaagagatcccagagggatcttggcagCCACTATTGAAAGTTCTTCATTGGTTCTTtgaagagttatggccctttatcGGAAAACCTCTTTacagtgaccagttaccatggcaaccaaaattcTGAAGAAAAATATGTCATTTGCCTAATGGCCCTTTttaattgtgtgaagtttcattgaaatcagttCTCAAGTTTAAGAGGAGTTCTCCAGACAAGGATGATTCCAGTTTACACCCCCAACTTTGTTGCACAAAGACACGATCATATGTCCTCTCGACATTTCTGCCATCGATCTCTTTTCAGCATTAATATCATTCCAACAGAAATCTtatcaatcaaaatatatttagaCCTTTCAGCTCTAACTTTGAATATGTGGATTATGACTGCTGAACTATAATTGTAATATTTGACTGTTTCTCCTATCAAAATAAGATAcccagtacatgtatacaccaggTACTAACATACAATctactacatgtacttaccGCCTATTGCACAAATTTTGTTCTTATACACAACAGCTTTATGGTGGCTCCTCTCAACTTCCATACTAGCTACTTTTGACCACTGGTCAGTACTGGGGTTGTATCTCTCCACTGACTTCAGTCGACTTAAGTTAAATCCTCCAACCAGGTAAATGTAGCCACCTGAGAAAGAAGTTTTTGTGTATTATTAACAGTAATTTTGCTTACAAACAATATGCATATATAGGAATATATTTTACTTAGCTATCCCAAATATTACCTGTACCATGACACATATTCTGAGAACTTGGTGATTTCCACTGATGAAATATCAAGGTATCACAACACATGaatacatatttcatatatcatgACATGCAGTTATATATGGATCTCGTCCATGGCGTTGCAGTGATCACACTTTGTCCCTTTATCATGCAAATGGCTTGTGGGACATATACTTGATATACCTATACTGTTTTAAACACTATTAAAGTGGCTGCCAATTGaagattattttgattttaggAAATTAAAAGCTTTCAAAATCTTACATGGTGATATTCTAAATGTCTTCAGTATTATATGTTTACCTATGTCAGGGATGTTAACTTAGATTAAGAAGTACAAAGTCTTCAGTTTCCAATAAATTTTATATTCCAAATACAAGAACAAGTTATTTTGAATGCTCATTTGTGTACACATTTTCCAATTTATCCAACAggttaaatgaaaatatcagaaAGGGCAGCAGAGTTGCTGTTTTTAAACAGAGATATTTAAATGGTGTCTTTTCACAACTCTAGATTTGTAGTATAGGTACACCTTattcatgtacatatttagaTAAGAACTATATATTATCATGTGTTTTGATATGGACACCTGTTAAAAACTGAAATTGTCATCTGTGCTGAGATGTATTTTCAGCAGTGGTCAATATAACTCTTATATCCAGTAACAAGTTAATGAAAAATACCAACATGCTTTACTcgcagaatttttttttcacatgagATCTATAAtcttttaatgtttattttagcAGATTAATGGCTACTTGCATTCTGAAAGTCTGAAGCTAAtgctaacattttaaaatttggtaTTATTTTACATCCTATCAAAATGTTAATAAGGATGACAAACAAAGAAGATTTTTCTAACAACTTACCAAGTTCAACAACATCACACTTTGATCTTGGCTCCAACATATCCTGGATGGAGATCCATGTGTTGTTTTTACGGTCAAACTTGTACCCTGAAGCTGTGGAGTAGACCTCGGATTGAGATACCCGCACTTCTCCTCCGAACACATACAAACTCTCATCATGTACAACAGCCACGTGACAAGAATGGTTTTCCTCTAAAAATGCCTGTATATTTGGCATTTTTTCTAcagttttacaaaatatatctcCATCAGCTAGGTCAACAGAAACACAGTTCACTTCTGTGTCAGTCACTGTGTAGATTTTATTAGTTTTTTGGCAAACAGCAATAGACCCTGATTTCATAAGACAATTGTGGAGACATTGAATGGTGTCTGGACTGAAGTAGTCTGTAGCATCCTTCCATCTGTCCTGTAGAATATCATACTCATAAATACCCTCCAGTTTAACTTCTCGTTCAATGTCTTGTTCTTGACTTCTAAAATGGATCAGTTCAAATGCTGTACAAATAAGTCGACCATAAATCTCAAAGGCATGAATTCCTGATGCCAATATGGGAAGGTCAGCCACAGTTTGCCAGTGTTGAGAGTCCAAGTTAAACCTCTCTACTCTTTTGGTTCGAGGACACAGAGGTctacaaaatgaatataaaatgtatagattcatctgaaaaatgaaatactGTGAAACTGGACTTTATCAACAACCAACTTAAACGACATCCTGTAATGTTTGACCATATCTACCATAATGGTGACATGCTCCACTGTCATTGCCAACACTgaactgtcatatctgacacctTGAATCATTTCcatacagtgtcagtaaagttACAAACCAAATAGCCATATAATAAGCATTGTCTTAATGAATTGACACAATTAGAACCAAATGACTGtagtaactacaatgtataagcaAAGGACATTCAGCAAATTTCTCATTGAtctgtttcttttcttttagcAAAATTTAAATTGATAGTCAAGAGCACTTGCTTTGAAATTTCTACTTTCTGTTTGTAAGGTTTATTTAATGATTTAGTAAATGTATTACCCACCACTGCTTCAAATATTTTACAGCTAAGTGCCACAGCTGCATGTAACCAAAGTACTGCCTTACCCTGTCCGAGACTGTGTGTAGCCACCCATGACGTACAAGTACCGAATAGCTTCTCGCGCATGAGCAGGGCCTTCAGACACCAGTTGTGTCTCTATGATCTGTCGTAATTCTGGAGAATCAACAAGAGTTAAATGCATTTGAATCTTAAGAAAACCAGAATTCAGTTGATATTAAAACTAAATATGAAGACCTGGCATCAGTTAGTTAGCCCTGGTTAACTAACCACTAATtactaaaaatataaaatgataggTATTCTTTTTAATTACAGTATAACTCCTTTATAACGCCACCCGTTATAGCGCCAAACTCACTTATCGCCACACAATTTTCAAAACAGATTTCTCTCCACGTTAATGCACCCGTTTTAGCGCCAAACGCGCTTATCGCCATCCGCCacacatttttcaaaacaaatgttcaaTTTCCCCTTACTGCACCCCCGATAGGTCCGCCAGGTAATTTCACTCGGCTAAAAATAGAATTGTGTTTACAGCCGATCAGCAGTTAAAATCCTGTGTTATCGAGTGAGACGTTGTTCACACCCTGCACACTCATTTACCTTTAAATGTAATCACTGTGGTCAGTCTATTGTCAATGCATTTCATAACTCATTTTTACCATGATGGCTTCTCTCAAGAGAAAACGTACTGCGTTGGATATTGACAAAAAATctcaaataatcaaatatgcCGAGTCTCATCCAACGGCTACGCAACAAAGTATTTCCAATCATTTTTCCACCATATGGGATATTACCGTGAAACGACGAACTGTCGGTGATATTTTGAACTATAAAGCCAAAATATAGAATTCTGAAAGTGATTTAGGATCGCCAGCTCGTAAGCGTCATCGTTCTGCTCATCATGTTGATTTGGAATCGGCACTGTATGTGTGGTTTACTAACGCCCGAGCCGAAACATTCCAATATCGGAcgatattttaaaaacaaaaacacagaaaTTTGGAGATGAACTTGGAATTCAAAATTTCCATTATTCTAACGGCTGGCTTAACCGGTTCAAAACACGACACAAAATTTCATCTCAGGTTATTTCAGGAGAAAGTGCCGGTATCCCAACTGCCCTCATTGATAAAGGCAGGAAAAAAGCTGCAGATGTTATAAAAAATTACGAACCCAAGGATGTGTTTAATATTGACGAAACGGGTCTATTTTACTGATTACTTCCAGACAGATCACTAACGACATCTGATTCTACGAAAggcattaaaaaaataaaagatcgTATTACTGTGGCACTATGTTGTAACTCTGATGgaagtgaaaaaataaaaccGATGGTGATCGGGAAATCGAACAACCCGCggtgttttaaaaattttaatgtgAACTTGTATGTAAACTACACATCCAACAAAAAATCCTGGATGACATCGGCCCTCTTTCACGATTGGTTGGTGAATTTCAGCACATCTATGAAGCGCCAACGTAGAAATGTGCTGTTGATAATGGATAATGCCCCAAGCCACATTATTCCCAAACTTTCTAATGTGAAAATCCACTTTTTACCCCCAACGACTACCAGCCATTTACAGCCCCCGGACTCCGGTATAATCCAGAGTTTTAAAAAACATTATGGGAAACAACAATTGACACACCTTGTCGACTGCATAGACAGAAAGGAAGCACCAGTTTTACTATTAAACACTGCAATCAGATTTGTAAAAAATACCTGGGATTACGTGACCCCTCTAACAATCATTAATTGTTGGTATCACAGCGGTTTAGTCACGCGCAACGATGAAGCAAGTGAACGTCAATCACTTGAGGTCCCGGATGTAGAACTTGGGAATTTATTAAACACCGTGCAAGATGACCTGGACCTAGATCCAGAATTACGTCTTACAGTAAGACAATTTGTGGACATGGACAAACATTTACAACCAACAGAGGTCATTCCTGAAAATGAAATCGTGAAATTGGTAACTGAAACTAATGACAGTGACTCAGACGACGAACGACAGGAAACACAAATGACCCCGCCCCCAACATTCACGGAAGCAAAGCGTGCTATAAAAACTGTAATCAAATTTTTAGAATACCAAACGAGTACTGTATCAAGTGACATAGACAAATGTGTATCTatccaaaacaaaataaataatatttcacaGTGTTCtgcaaaacagaaaacaatgtaCGACTTTTTGAACATGTAAAAAATTTACAGCGACATGATCGTTGTTATTGTCGACGTCGGATTCCTAGCCGTGAATAATTTTGACTGATTTTACTGATGTGTTTGATGCAATCAATCTATTTCTACAcatatttaaaatgtcaaattgtatgataataaaaacatatattgtaaatattttgcgAATTTTTAACATCATTTCTATAATATAAAAGGTACACGTTGATCCAACACTGCCTTCTTAAAACATGTCGGGCCTATCTCATTATTGGATCAAATTCGTTATTTCGCCAAACTCGATATAACGCCGAAATCTCCCAGAACAAAAGGAGGCATTATAACGGGGGTTTACTGTATAAGTAAAGGTTCATTCAAATATGTTCATACAAATTATGGATTCCAGCTTTTTATGCTGGAAAATGTAGGAAGCCTACTACAAGAATCCATCACAGTCAATACTGTttaaatatacaacatacatgtacatgtatgataactAATTCTAAATTCATCTATTTCTCATTATTAAAATTCAATGTAACGTGATCCTACAAGGAAATTAATGGCATAATGACTTCTCCAACACAAACCAGAGATAAATTGAAATAACTACAAAATGCCAAATCTAACAAAAAGACAATTACAGATTATTAATCTTAGAATACAAAATTTACACAATACATCCTGTGCAGGTATAATGACTTCCTGCCTAATCCAACAACTGACTGGTTCATTTAGTATATCACACTCTGTTggtatggggcaaagaagtaattctaacagtgtggacatggacaatgtcaaattttcgagaCAATCcacccctttatcaagacacagataatacaaatacagtcacatgatatataaacagtactagaaaatacaataacatacagTAAGACTAGTATTTTTGGTTTTAGTTGAAATAACCATGAACCCTTCGGCTGGCATGGGCCGAAGGCGGTGGCTagcgtgacatgtacaaagCCACTCTGTTGGTAGTAATACCTGGGTATTTCTCAGTGAGTGGACAGTCCATCAGCTGATCCAAGACTCCCTTTTCCACACTCTTTAATCTTACAAGCTGGATGACATCAGACATGTAGCCAATCCTGTCCTGATGACTGTGTTCTAACCATCTAAACACAGACTTTAGGACAGTTCCCTCTCCTTCACAACCTAAATGAACAAAGATTTGGATGTAATTCAGGAATCTCACAAAATGAAGACAACAGAAGATTTAGCACtttgataattttgtatatgaacacaattttgtaaatatcactaacaatataagattatatatgtgatgttttgATGATTAAAATGTGTCGCCTTCatcagattttgatatttactATAATTGATGACAGGTCAGGACAACACCATGGACTGTATGCTTGACTCCATACACATGTCTTATTCTAAAGTATAT
Above is a window of Pecten maximus chromosome 7, xPecMax1.1, whole genome shotgun sequence DNA encoding:
- the LOC117331507 gene encoding kelch-like protein 12, which encodes MAKRKSDDFLTKYTDEDTRVTLKNAGVKLLKGFYELWKNQQLCDVIIKTNGESIPAHRAVLVISCDYFRAMFSMGFEESQQQMAEISLDEVTPEAVRAVLSYMYTGSLTVTKDTIQDLVVLTDLLQLADLKLQCCQCMGREISASNCLGVWEFSEKFSCDDLETSSLSMVKQRFPVICQMEEFLALSYSRLIKILKFEDLYLGCEGEGTVLKSVFRWLEHSHQDRIGYMSDVIQLVRLKSVEKGVLDQLMDCPLTEKYPELRQIIETQLVSEGPAHAREAIRYLYVMGGYTQSRTGPLCPRTKRVERFNLDSQHWQTVADLPILASGIHAFEIYGRLICTAFELIHFRSQEQDIEREVKLEGIYEYDILQDRWKDATDYFSPDTIQCLHNCLMKSGSIAVCQKTNKIYTVTDTEVNCVSVDLADGDIFCKTVEKMPNIQAFLEENHSCHVAVVHDESLYVFGGEVRVSQSEVYSTASGYKFDRKNNTWISIQDMLEPRSKCDVVELGGYIYLVGGFNLSRLKSVERYNPSTDQWSKVASMEVERSHHKAVVYKNKICAIGGKSYSARNGGGARRTVHTSEIYDPELDQWTMLPTMTQARCLHGAVVF